TTCCCCCACCCTCACATGCACCCGTGTCCCATGACCCACAATGTTTATAAGACTCTCTACCTaacatcacaaattctcattcaagaCGGATATTATCCGTCACAAACTGAAGACGAATAGTGTATCTTTTACAAAATACAAATCGATAGTGCAAGTTAAGGGGAAAATGGATACCCCACTTGCCCtctcacttgcattttgtgagagtgtcactatccgtcttcagcttgtgacggatagtggccgtcttcaatgagacggaTTGAACTAACATATCTTACCTCACCATATCCCGCTAGCTTAGCTAATAAAATCTAAATAGACCTACTGAACGGGTTATTGGGTTAGGCACTTGACAAGTCGTTCTAGTTTGCTTGCATTTGGATTTAGGGTCAGGTCGTCTCAATTCATACTTTGATGATCGAACGGGCTTATTTGAGATTGAGTCGGCTAAACTCAAGTTTAAGGTCAGACACGAGTTATTTAGTTCGGATATGAACATCAGTTCAGGTTGATTCAGGTTAACTCAAGTTTAAATAAAGCTTATATTAAGCTTATATTACTGTCACATTTGTGATTCTTGTCTTGGTCCATTCATGCTAGATGTGGTGGAGTGGGCTTCACATGTATATATTGATTAATTACAGTTTTTGTTAATTTAATGTCTTCAATTCATGGTGAGAAGACTTAGTTATACATGCAACCTAAAAGCAATTATGATCATGCATGATGGTAAGAGTTATTTATACGATAATAACAAGTCTTTGTTACCCTTTTCAATGTATTTCATGTGCAATGGCATGATTATGTAATATGCATAACcttttctcaatcttttaaaagcaAACTTacttataataaaataaaaaaacttgCATAAATAGCAAAAAGCAATTACTTTTACCATTTATAATCTGCTCGTTATTTTAAATAATTATAAATCAAATAAGAATTGGATATAACTAGGCCTTAGATTGTTAAAATacccaaaaaaataaataaataaagatgcATTAACATTTAAGTTTTGCAATAATTTAGTTATCTCAAATTAAATTCAAATGATaaggtgatgtttttttttttttttttaatttctataGGGTCAAATAATTAATGGTCCATCACTGTAAATGCACTCGTGGGTTTTATTCATTTATTGGTCCCAAAACAAATTAAATCAGACTTGACAACACGGGCAAATTAATGAGAAAATGacataaaagaagagaaaaagttgACACACCTTGAGTTGAGCAAGAGCAAGAGGAGTATCGGTTAGGAACTTTACGGCTAGTGTCATAAGTGTTGCCATAGTCTCATTTCCACCCACAAATAGAGACACTAAGAAATCCACTATTATCTCGTCGGAAAACCGCCCGCCTTCCACCTCCTCGTTTAGCAACGCGCCTAACATGTCCTTTTTTTTCTCTCCATGCTCGCTCGCTTTTCTTCTTTCTCGAACCACCTTGCTCAATGCATCTGCCACTTTTGTCCTCGACTTTtacataaatcataaaaaattataagaaaatataTTAACGCTCCTGATATATAAGGTATATGTCACATGTGCATGTTACTAAAGTATAGACATATATATATTGGGATTTAATCATCAGCTTAAGAATTTAGTTGAATGCTTTGATAACCTTGAGATCCATTCGATTAAACCGAGCTAGCGACTATTGAGATTATGTTAACAAAAAATGGTTAATTGAGTAAGTACCTTAATTGCACGATTGTACGTCATAGAGAAGAAAGGTGAAGGAATAGTGAAGAAGCCTTCAATTACATTTAGGTACTCTTTTCCGAGAGTCTCAGTCCATTCACAAGGATCAAAGCTCATAAGCTGCTTCATTGTTAATGCAAATGTCATCTACAATTTGCGTAAACAAAATATAGTTAGTCTTCTATACAAAAATTTTACGAAAATATTTATTATCGATGTCATATTACGATTAGTGATACTTAGTGATGTTAAGACTTTTTTCATTAATGCTACATCATTTGCTTTTTGAAGgtcaatttttttaatttaaacgtaaattaaaaaaaaaaaaagttgaaatatAAAACTTATGTATTTACACTTGTCTAAAAGTCCTTCACATATACGGAGTAAATATTTTCAACAAAAATTAGGAATATAAGAATGTAGAAAAATACGATTAAATGGAACGATGAAGTATAATGTAATCCATATACGAATTTTGTCCATGTCAATGAATTTAATTAGCTTGTTATAATGTGTCTTTAGgatacatgttagaaaaaccgtaaatatataattatatacCCTTACATACAAAGATAACATACTTAAAATATAAGAGCAGAAAAGCTAAAGAATAAACAGATCATCAGAATTGTTGATCTACTTATTATAGCCAGAAATCACAATGATTATTCCACCTTCAGCTCGACACTATTAGGATACTACTACTACTCAATCTACAAAATCATTCTTCCTTATCTGTTTTAATATACTCTACTTTCATTCCATTTTAAATCGTCTGGTTTAAAATTCTCTCATTCGTAAATCGTAATCATTCTGTATTTATTTTCCCACTAATATGGATCATAAAACTCGATAGTTATATTTGTTTTAGACAACATTTACCTAAAGTCATCGTCTTACAAAAGACTAACAAATAGCTTAAACGGTGCATTAGACAAATTCTCATTTCAGACAGCTAAAatagttttattttttattgttttaagtTAAGCCCGTTTCAAGGGAgattaattgttaatttggtTTGAGATTACTTTATTAACTTTAGCAGCCACGTGATGGAGATACTTGCAAAGAGTTATGTGGACCGTTTGTTTATTAGGACTAGTTCCTACCATTAGTTTATGGTCTATTTTCACAATCAATTTGGCAATCTTTTCCAAGTCTATTTTCGATATATAAAAACAAATATTAAATGACTGCTCTTACAGTACTGTCATTTTTCAAGCCTTATTCTCTCCCACGAGGGGTAGGTCCCTTATCAATTTACCAAGGCATCTATGTTCCCATTTTATCGATGAAGGAATTATAAGCTTGTGGATATCACTTAAGTGAGAAATGCTCACTTCATAATGTTTAATCTAGTGTAACTCTCCCTTAAAACCGCTGATATCCGTCTTAAGCCAAGACAGATAACATGCCACTATTTTACGACGTGAGAATTTTAGTTGTAACTTTTTACTATTAAATTGTCGCTTTTTATTATAAATATATGGTACATTCTTTCGTTTTAATTAAGACCGTctcaattaataatataatttatgttGTCAGCAATATATTTGCCCTTTATTATAGACCATGCATGAATTATGAATTACCGTAAGTCTTCTAAGAGACGATTTCATGTTAATACTCGTATATAATAATCCATATTACTATATACTCGTATAAATCAACATACCTTCTTAGCTTCATCCATGAGAAAAACCCGGTCAGACCAAGAATCCAAAAAAAACCGGACCAAACGGTCAATATCAACCAGAAGATGATCACGAATAATAGCATCGTTAGAAAAACTCAAAGTAAGAAAATGCATCCGTTTATGTAAATTCCCCTTCATCACAACCAACGAATGTCTTCCTAACAAATTCGATACCGAAGCCGGGTTACTACTCTCAAATAATCTCCCTTCGTTCTGTAATATGAACCGGTTTACGTCCGGGTCAACGGAAAATATGGTACGCTCGCCAAATACATGAGTTTTAAAAATGGGCCCATACCGGCCCACTCGCTCGTCTATAAATGGTTCAGGGTTGTCTGTTTTGTAGGCGGCGATTAGTTGGAGGGTTTCGCCGAGGAGCGGCAGGCCGTATGTGCCTGGGGGAAGACGGTGGTTACGACGACGACAAAGGTGGTGGTGGAGGATGATTAAGAGGAGTGGTGTAGTTAAAATAGTGAATAGTATGTAGTACAACATTATTTACTGTTTTACGGAAAATGAGATAGTATCACCCGAAAGTTTTGTATGTCGTAAGGTCGTAGAGAAGATAGTATGAGAGTATGAGACTATGAAGTGTGGAAGATTTGTGTGAAAATGAAGTGAGAAGGGAGTTGGATATAAAGAGGTAGCAACCACACGAGTGGAGTGAATGAATGTGTTACGTAAGTAGGACTAAAAAGGAATCCAAAATATTGATAGCAACTAGAGATTATTAAGATATTGAGTTCTATAATCAATTTGTGATAATATTAAATAAATTGCACAAAATGTTGGATAGATTTTgaaaatttaatttataaatgtttttttttctccttttaatTTCAAAGCGCTATATAAATTAGAAGTTTTGCAAAAAGAGGTATGATTGGATGTTTATTTGGATTCGAAGGATTGAGTTGAGGGTAATAAGTAATGTGATTAATCattatatggttttgtttggcAAAATTAGCTGAGAAGCTTATTAAAAGCTGAAAAACTACTAAAAATTTTATAAGAGCTGATAATTAATGAGATATCTGAAAATTATGAATTGAACGTCAACTATATGTTATATCAGAACTATTTGGCAAACT
The Silene latifolia isolate original U9 population chromosome 11, ASM4854445v1, whole genome shotgun sequence genome window above contains:
- the LOC141612361 gene encoding 3beta,22alpha-dihydroxysteroid 3-dehydrogenase-like isoform X1, which translates into the protein MLYYILFTILTTPLLLIILHHHLCRRRNHRLPPGTYGLPLLGETLQLIAAYKTDNPEPFIDERVGRYGPIFKTHVFGERTIFSVDPDVNRFILQNEGRLFESSNPASVSNLLGRHSLVVMKGNLHKRMHFLTLSFSNDAIIRDHLLVDIDRLVRFFLDSWSDRVFLMDEAKKMTFALTMKQLMSFDPCEWTETLGKEYLNVIEGFFTIPSPFFSMTYNRAIKSRTKVADALSKVVRERRKASEHGEKKKDMLGALLNEEVEGGRFSDEIIVDFLVSLFVGGNETMATLMTLAVKFLTDTPLALAQLKAEHDNIRAKKGDDEPLDWADYESMQFTQCVINESLRVANTVGGVFRRTTSDINIKGYTIPKGWKIFASFRGVHMDDQHFKDARSFNPWRWQSDAGKPLPLGVFTPFGGGPRLCPGYKLARASVSVFLHHLVTKFSWEPAEEDKLVFFPTTRTQKRLPLILRRRGSAM
- the LOC141612361 gene encoding 3beta,22alpha-dihydroxysteroid 3-dehydrogenase-like isoform X2, whose product is MLYYILFTILTTPLLLIILHHHLCRRRNHRLPPGTYGLPLLGETLQLIAAYKTDNPEPFIDERVGRYGPIFKTHVFGERTIFSVDPDVNRFILQNEGRLFESSNPASVSNLLGRHSLVVMKGNLHKRMHFLTLSFSNDAIIRDHLLVDIDRLVRFFLDSWSDRVFLMDEAKKMTFALTMKQLMSFDPCEWTETLGKEYLNVIEGFFTIPSPFFSMTYNRAIKSRTKVADALSKVVRERRKASEHGEKKKDMLGALLNEEVEGGRFSDEIIVDFLVSLFVGGNETMATLMTLAVKFLTDTPLALAQLKVINESLRVANTVGGVFRRTTSDINIKGYTIPKGWKIFASFRGVHMDDQHFKDARSFNPWRWQSDAGKPLPLGVFTPFGGGPRLCPGYKLARASVSVFLHHLVTKFSWEPAEEDKLVFFPTTRTQKRLPLILRRRGSAM